One window of the Allosaccharopolyspora coralli genome contains the following:
- the fdh gene encoding formate dehydrogenase, whose translation MGLRQWIEGWPVYRQLTGSDPLGRSASAQSEQTRQWHARTEDADDVVRSVCPYCAVGCGQKVYVRDGEVTQIEGDPDSPISRGRLCPKGAASKQLVTSPTRVREVLYRRPYGRDWERLSLDEAMEMIADRVLDTRKQTWQECDENGRWVNRTLGIASLGGATLDNEENYLMKKLYTALGAVQVENQARIUHSATVPGLGTSFGRGGATTFQQDLVNADCIVIEGSNMAECHPVGFQWVMEAKERGAKVIHVDPRFTRTSALADVHAPLRVGTDIAFLGGLINYVLTQEKDFREYVLAYTNAAAILREDYVDTEDLDGLFSGFDDQDREYDAETWAYETEDSEDRRRFRTRQRAGGADRYGSGGAPLRAKPRMDETLQHPRCVYQVLRRHFARYTPEAVAEICGLPVAQFHEIAEAVTVNSGRERTTAWVYSVGWTHHTVGAQYIRTASILQSLLGNIGRPGGGILALRGHASIQGSTDIPTLFNILPGYVPMPNADEDTSVDEFVAADEDKAGYWGNMRSYVVSLLKAWFGDNAHAGNDFLFDHLPRISGDHGTYTTVCNQIEGTCKGYFLVGENPAVGSANGRMQRFGMANLDWLVVRDLQLIESATFWKDGPEIETGELRTDEIGTEVFFLPAASHTEKDGSFTNTQRLVQWHHKAVEPSGDARSDLWFYYHLGRIVQQRLADSDDPRDRPVRDLVWDYPTEGPTAEPDAEAVLAEINGTGPDGPLSSYLELAADGSTSCGCWIYCGVRGGGHNHAANRTPGSEQSWVAPDWAWAWPANRRILYNRASADPQGHPWSERKRYIWWDAASGRWTGPDVPDFQRDKAPTYDPPPGARAQDAIAGNEPFIMQHDGRAWLFAPSGLADGPLPTHYEPQESPVDNALYGQEHNPVRQRYSGRDNQYHPTDGGVFPYVFTTYRLTEHHTAGGMSRTLPYLSELQPEFFCEVSPELATERGLEHGGWATIVSSRTAIEARVLVTERIRPLRVQGRTIHQIGLPYHWGSNGLSTGDAANDLLPIVLDPNVHIQESKAATCDIRPGRRPRGPALRDFVEEYQRRAREGGDET comes from the coding sequence GGCTCTGTCCGAAGGGTGCGGCGAGCAAGCAGCTCGTCACCAGTCCGACTCGCGTCCGCGAGGTGCTCTACCGGCGTCCCTACGGACGCGACTGGGAGCGGCTGTCGCTGGACGAGGCGATGGAGATGATCGCCGACCGGGTGCTGGACACGCGGAAGCAGACCTGGCAGGAATGCGACGAGAACGGCCGCTGGGTCAACCGCACGCTGGGCATCGCGAGCCTGGGCGGGGCCACCCTGGACAACGAAGAGAACTACCTGATGAAGAAGCTCTACACAGCGCTCGGTGCGGTGCAGGTGGAGAATCAGGCGCGCATTTGACACTCCGCCACGGTTCCCGGTCTGGGGACCTCCTTCGGGCGCGGCGGCGCCACGACCTTCCAGCAGGATCTCGTCAACGCGGACTGCATCGTCATCGAGGGATCCAACATGGCCGAGTGCCATCCCGTCGGGTTCCAGTGGGTGATGGAGGCCAAGGAACGCGGCGCGAAGGTCATCCACGTCGACCCGCGTTTCACGAGGACCAGCGCGCTGGCCGACGTGCACGCTCCGCTGCGGGTGGGGACGGACATCGCCTTCCTCGGAGGCTTGATCAACTACGTTCTGACGCAGGAAAAGGACTTCCGCGAATACGTCCTGGCCTACACGAACGCGGCGGCGATCCTGCGGGAGGACTACGTCGACACGGAGGACCTCGACGGCCTGTTCTCCGGCTTCGACGATCAGGACCGGGAGTACGACGCCGAAACCTGGGCGTACGAAACCGAGGATTCGGAGGATCGTCGACGGTTCCGCACCCGTCAGCGCGCCGGTGGCGCCGACCGGTACGGCAGCGGAGGTGCGCCGCTGCGCGCGAAGCCGCGGATGGACGAGACATTGCAGCACCCGCGGTGCGTGTATCAGGTGTTGCGCCGGCATTTCGCCCGGTACACGCCCGAGGCTGTCGCCGAGATATGCGGTCTCCCGGTGGCGCAGTTCCACGAGATCGCCGAGGCAGTCACCGTCAACTCCGGTCGGGAGCGCACCACCGCGTGGGTGTACTCCGTGGGCTGGACGCACCACACGGTCGGGGCGCAGTACATCCGCACCGCCTCGATCCTGCAGTCCTTGCTCGGCAATATCGGCAGGCCCGGCGGAGGAATCCTGGCCCTGCGCGGACACGCCAGCATCCAGGGTTCGACCGACATCCCGACGTTGTTCAACATCCTGCCCGGCTACGTCCCGATGCCCAACGCCGACGAGGACACCTCGGTGGACGAGTTCGTCGCCGCGGACGAGGACAAAGCCGGGTACTGGGGCAACATGCGCTCCTACGTGGTGAGCCTGCTCAAAGCCTGGTTCGGCGACAACGCCCACGCGGGCAACGACTTCCTGTTCGACCACCTGCCCCGGATCAGCGGCGATCACGGCACTTACACCACCGTGTGCAACCAGATCGAGGGCACGTGCAAGGGCTACTTCCTGGTCGGCGAGAACCCCGCGGTGGGGTCCGCGAACGGCAGGATGCAGCGGTTCGGCATGGCCAACCTCGACTGGCTCGTGGTGCGCGACCTACAACTCATCGAGAGCGCCACGTTCTGGAAGGACGGCCCTGAGATCGAGACCGGGGAGTTGCGCACCGACGAGATCGGCACCGAAGTGTTCTTCCTTCCCGCCGCCTCGCACACCGAGAAGGACGGGAGCTTCACCAACACGCAGCGGTTGGTGCAGTGGCACCACAAGGCCGTGGAACCCTCCGGTGACGCACGCAGCGACCTGTGGTTCTACTACCACCTCGGGCGGATCGTCCAGCAGCGGCTCGCCGACAGCGACGATCCGCGTGACCGGCCGGTGCGGGACCTCGTCTGGGACTATCCGACCGAGGGGCCGACGGCCGAACCGGACGCGGAAGCCGTTCTCGCGGAGATCAACGGAACCGGCCCTGACGGGCCGTTGTCGTCGTACCTCGAACTCGCCGCGGACGGGTCCACGTCGTGCGGCTGCTGGATCTATTGTGGGGTCCGTGGCGGTGGGCACAACCATGCCGCGAACCGCACGCCCGGTTCGGAGCAGAGCTGGGTGGCCCCCGACTGGGCGTGGGCATGGCCCGCCAACCGGCGCATCCTCTACAACCGCGCGTCGGCCGACCCGCAAGGACATCCTTGGAGCGAGCGGAAGCGCTACATCTGGTGGGATGCCGCCAGCGGCCGTTGGACCGGCCCGGACGTTCCGGACTTTCAACGAGACAAGGCGCCCACCTATGATCCGCCTCCGGGTGCGCGCGCTCAGGACGCGATCGCCGGGAACGAACCGTTCATCATGCAGCACGACGGACGTGCCTGGTTGTTCGCCCCCTCGGGGCTGGCCGACGGGCCGTTGCCGACGCACTACGAACCACAGGAGTCCCCTGTGGACAATGCGTTGTACGGGCAGGAGCACAATCCCGTTCGTCAGCGCTACTCTGGTCGCGACAACCAGTACCATCCGACCGACGGCGGCGTGTTTCCTTACGTGTTCACGACGTACCGGCTCACCGAACATCACACCGCGGGCGGGATGAGCCGGACGCTGCCGTACCTCTCGGAACTGCAACCGGAGTTCTTCTGTGAGGTCTCTCCCGAGCTGGCGACCGAACGCGGGCTCGAGCACGGCGGGTGGGCGACGATCGTCTCCTCGCGGACGGCGATCGAGGCGCGGGTACTCGTCACCGAGCGGATCCGGCCGTTGCGCGTGCAGGGTCGTACGATCCATCAGATCGGGCTTCCGTACCACTGGGGAAGCAACGGTCTGTCCACAGGAGATGCGGCGAACGATCTCCTTCCCATCGTGCTCGACCCGAACGTGCACATCCAGGAGTCGAAAGCCGCCACTTGTGACATCCGGCCCGGACGACGGCCACGAGGACCCGCGCTCAGGGACTTCGTCGAGGAGTATCAACGCAGGGCGAGAGAAGGGGGAGACGAGACGTGA
- the nrfD gene encoding NrfD/PsrC family molybdoenzyme membrane anchor subunit, protein MSPRAERPMVDKAEFRSYYGRPILKEPAWEQPDVPLYLFLGGAAGAAASMAAMADRTGYPTLTRTGRIVAAGGATASVVALIHDLGRPTRFLNMLRVFKPTSPLSVGSWILAPFSGLAAASAASDLTGRLPVAGTVAGGAAGVLGPAMCTYTAVLLADTATPAWHESYRDLPVLFAGSAVASAAGAALLVVPPRELRPVVRLGLLGSAVELAAAFRLEHAPRLVSETYRTGRAGKLLTASRALTATGAVLSLFSRRRRSVGLAAGIAFLAGGLCTRFGVYAAGVASAQDPKYVVIPQRERARDSRAHSAPVPAQD, encoded by the coding sequence GTGAGCCCGCGCGCGGAACGGCCGATGGTGGACAAGGCCGAGTTCCGGTCGTACTACGGCAGGCCGATCCTGAAGGAACCCGCATGGGAACAGCCGGACGTGCCGCTGTATCTGTTCCTCGGCGGCGCCGCGGGAGCGGCCGCGAGCATGGCCGCGATGGCCGACCGCACCGGGTATCCGACACTGACCCGAACGGGCCGCATTGTCGCGGCCGGCGGCGCGACGGCCAGCGTCGTCGCACTGATTCACGACCTGGGCAGGCCCACGCGTTTCCTGAACATGCTGCGGGTGTTCAAGCCGACCTCACCGTTGTCGGTCGGGTCGTGGATATTGGCGCCGTTCTCGGGCCTCGCCGCGGCCTCGGCGGCGTCCGACCTGACCGGCCGCCTGCCGGTGGCGGGCACGGTCGCCGGTGGTGCGGCCGGAGTGCTCGGACCCGCGATGTGCACGTACACGGCGGTGTTGCTGGCGGATACCGCGACCCCTGCCTGGCACGAGAGTTACCGTGATCTGCCCGTGTTGTTCGCGGGCAGCGCCGTCGCCAGCGCCGCCGGGGCCGCGTTGTTGGTCGTTCCACCACGAGAACTCCGGCCCGTCGTACGGCTGGGACTGCTCGGCTCGGCGGTCGAACTCGCCGCCGCCTTCCGGTTGGAGCATGCGCCTCGGCTGGTGTCTGAGACGTACCGTACGGGCCGTGCGGGCAAACTCCTCACGGCGTCTCGCGCGTTGACGGCCACGGGCGCAGTGCTCTCGCTCTTCTCGCGGAGGCGCCGTTCCGTGGGGCTCGCCGCAGGGATCGCATTCCTGGCGGGCGGCCTGTGCACGCGGTTCGGCGTGTACGCCGCCGGTGTCGCCTCTGCTCAGGACCCGAAGTACGTCGTCATCCCGCAACGCGAGCGTGCACGGGACAGCCGCGCCCACAGCGCACCCGTGCCTGCCCAGGACTGA
- a CDS encoding 4Fe-4S dicluster domain-containing protein, giving the protein MSGTGYDHPQPRKGFFTDTSVCIGCKACEVACKEWNAVPANGHEELDLLGMSYDNTADLGANNWRHVAFIEQTVAPRPETSEAVQLGMPTVGAPAQDGEAGVRWLMSSDVCKHCTHAACLDVCPTGALFRTEFDTVVVQDDICNGCGYCVPACPYGVIEKRETDGGAFKCTLCYDRLGAGMEPACAKACPTDSIQYGDLDELRQRASERVDALHQAGVGEARLYGHDPQDGVGGDGAFFLLLDEPEVYGFPPDPVVTTRDLPAMWASAGAVALGVAATVAGAFLGGRR; this is encoded by the coding sequence GTGAGTGGGACCGGCTACGACCACCCGCAGCCGAGAAAGGGCTTCTTCACCGACACCTCGGTCTGCATCGGATGCAAGGCCTGCGAGGTCGCGTGCAAGGAGTGGAACGCGGTTCCCGCGAACGGGCACGAAGAGCTCGACCTGCTCGGGATGTCCTACGACAACACCGCGGACCTCGGGGCGAACAACTGGCGTCACGTGGCGTTCATCGAGCAGACGGTGGCGCCGCGTCCGGAGACCTCCGAAGCGGTGCAGCTGGGGATGCCCACGGTGGGCGCGCCCGCACAGGATGGCGAGGCGGGTGTCCGGTGGTTGATGTCCAGCGACGTCTGCAAACACTGCACGCACGCGGCCTGTCTCGACGTGTGCCCGACCGGCGCGTTGTTCCGCACCGAGTTCGACACGGTCGTCGTTCAGGACGACATCTGTAACGGCTGCGGTTACTGCGTGCCTGCCTGTCCGTACGGTGTCATCGAGAAACGGGAGACCGACGGCGGCGCCTTCAAGTGCACGCTGTGCTACGACCGGCTCGGCGCGGGAATGGAGCCCGCGTGCGCCAAGGCGTGCCCGACCGATTCCATCCAGTACGGGGACTTGGACGAACTTCGGCAACGGGCGTCCGAGCGTGTCGATGCGCTGCACCAGGCCGGGGTCGGCGAGGCGCGGTTGTACGGGCACGATCCGCAGGACGGTGTCGGCGGGGACGGTGCGTTCTTCCTGTTGCTGGACGAACCCGAGGTCTACGGATTCCCTCCGGATCCGGTCGTGACCACCCGGGATTTGCCCGCCATGTGGGCGAGTGCGGGCGCGGTGGCGCTGGGTGTGGCCGCCACGGTCGCGGGTGCGTTCCTCGGAGGACGGCGGTGA